One genomic window of Methanosarcina acetivorans C2A includes the following:
- the nikR gene encoding nickel-responsive transcriptional regulator NikR — protein sequence METELMRIGISLPDILLGEFDEIIGKRGYSSRSEGIRDAIRSYISYYEWMNDIKGHRVGTIAFVYDHTKRGLSNSLTDIQHHYSHLIKSSIHVHLDHKECFEVVVLNGDGKEIAELSETMMVLKGVKFSKLTTVASNENI from the coding sequence ATGGAAACAGAACTCATGAGGATAGGGATTTCTCTTCCCGATATCCTTCTTGGTGAATTTGATGAGATTATTGGAAAAAGAGGTTATTCCTCCCGCTCGGAAGGCATAAGAGATGCCATAAGGAGTTATATTTCCTATTATGAGTGGATGAACGACATTAAAGGGCATCGTGTCGGGACAATTGCATTCGTTTACGACCACACAAAGCGTGGGCTTTCAAATTCCCTGACCGATATTCAGCATCACTACTCTCACTTGATCAAGTCTTCAATACATGTTCACCTCGACCACAAAGAGTGTTTTGAAGTAGTTGTTTTGAACGGGGACGGCAAGGAAATAGCGGAGCTTTCCGAGACTATGATGGTTCTCAAAGGGGTAAAATTCTCCAAGCTCACAACCGTAGCTTCAAATGAAAATATTTGA
- a CDS encoding amino acid-binding protein, giving the protein MWQTLLSKFEKYPAQAKVLKLLFERGFQVNEEGKVTSGSIEIAHTQLAKEVGVDRRVVDATTKTIISDELLSTIFKNVHSIPFLRDVAPALGLGVIIIIPEDAAHIGILAEVAGLISKHNVSIRQAVSDDPYLTDNPRLTIITDHKVPGDLVDDILNLPSVKGVSIY; this is encoded by the coding sequence ATGTGGCAGACACTACTCAGTAAGTTTGAAAAATACCCGGCACAGGCAAAAGTACTTAAGTTACTTTTTGAGCGCGGGTTTCAGGTGAACGAGGAAGGAAAGGTAACTTCCGGAAGCATCGAGATTGCACACACCCAGCTTGCAAAGGAAGTGGGGGTTGACCGACGGGTTGTTGACGCGACCACAAAGACCATAATCTCCGACGAACTCCTGAGCACTATATTCAAAAATGTCCATTCAATCCCTTTCCTCAGAGATGTGGCCCCTGCTCTCGGGCTCGGGGTAATCATCATTATCCCTGAAGACGCCGCTCATATTGGCATCCTTGCAGAAGTCGCAGGCCTGATCTCCAAACATAATGTAAGCATCCGCCAGGCTGTTTCGGACGACCCGTACCTTACGGACAATCCCAGGCTCACCATCATTACCGACCACAAAGTCCCTGGCGACCTTGTTGATGATATCCTTAACCTGCCCTCGGTAAAAGGAGTAAGCATTTACTGA
- a CDS encoding DUF2117 family protein, whose translation MKIGIVIHNLQLMDSPQKVKDILTLLSRENCINACLCGTMGKVAAIDAGLEDLIKIEQFLKPSACIEALFGSNDLVCLLNHGRELQTGRTFGRIVVSNTNNPEEKPLIQIERPGCLDGELIPWNRAADPHAKKLSGLLNLKISRPPLPVNNIEISNQGKRVVRRISTFPGANIMVEGIVIGKATSSEVVLVTENGFLTSMEGGTIKEQGIEILHKHGERVPVDLARAWVKTAASRKSPDGCKNLMEDKAEAMAKNTSLKKSYLQEKTPEGGVKVVLINHCAERSFELIEGAELAITIGDDTTELAGNILSRFGIPVLGITDGDCDELATAVNYAPGSMILHLKPGMDDDLGGILQQELFSGKYSAIFENLGDLKRKVITLGENSLESISEY comes from the coding sequence ATGAAGATAGGAATTGTGATTCATAACCTCCAGCTCATGGATTCTCCACAGAAGGTAAAAGATATTCTTACCCTTCTTTCCAGGGAAAATTGCATAAATGCCTGCCTCTGCGGCACTATGGGAAAAGTTGCAGCTATTGATGCCGGCCTTGAAGACCTGATCAAAATAGAACAGTTTCTGAAACCCAGTGCCTGCATAGAAGCCCTTTTCGGGTCAAATGACCTGGTATGTCTCCTGAACCATGGTCGTGAGCTTCAAACAGGCCGGACTTTTGGCAGGATCGTGGTGTCAAATACAAATAATCCTGAAGAGAAACCCCTGATCCAGATTGAAAGGCCCGGATGCCTTGACGGGGAACTCATCCCCTGGAACCGGGCTGCAGATCCCCATGCAAAAAAACTTTCAGGTCTTCTTAACCTTAAAATTTCCAGGCCCCCTCTGCCTGTCAACAATATAGAAATAAGTAACCAGGGAAAACGGGTTGTGAGAAGAATCTCAACTTTCCCGGGGGCAAACATAATGGTCGAAGGGATCGTGATTGGAAAAGCTACTTCCTCCGAGGTCGTCCTCGTAACCGAAAACGGTTTTCTTACTTCAATGGAAGGGGGAACCATAAAGGAGCAGGGTATCGAAATCCTCCATAAGCATGGAGAAAGAGTGCCCGTAGACCTGGCAAGGGCATGGGTAAAAACTGCAGCTTCCCGAAAAAGTCCGGATGGCTGTAAAAACCTGATGGAAGATAAAGCTGAAGCGATGGCAAAAAACACGTCTTTGAAAAAAAGTTATTTACAGGAGAAGACTCCGGAAGGCGGAGTTAAGGTCGTTCTTATAAACCACTGCGCAGAGCGTTCATTTGAGCTGATAGAAGGGGCAGAGCTTGCCATTACTATTGGAGATGACACAACGGAGCTTGCAGGAAATATCCTGTCCAGATTTGGAATCCCTGTTCTGGGGATTACGGATGGGGACTGTGACGAACTTGCAACCGCAGTGAATTATGCCCCGGGGTCTATGATCCTTCATCTAAAGCCCGGAATGGATGACGACTTGGGAGGAATACTTCAGCAGGAACTCTTTTCCGGGAAATATTCTGCAATTTTTGAGAATCTGGGGGACCTGAAGCGAAAGGTCATAACTCTTGGAGAAAATTCTCTGGAATCCATCTCAGAATACTAA
- a CDS encoding DUF2193 domain-containing protein — protein sequence MKAEPKDDVQEVYNKMADEAVGAQKAVVGVINKKRGSEFKVTDAKPYVDAVNKMKPVGEQSKEVFDLHIDSVNTHYETLTGLTDTVRPEDDPFVEHYQTPPILEILYEEDPAFHESVMKFVEEIGKSEALIGKESIRRYGGFYGPTCVVDFAFVPGSTSNVVNRILKKMDIPVEHKRAILSSKSWGMNTSYGIGGKFQIAVEDGKTPSEAIKEEIDMLKMVYESPVDAQVKLMEEAGHTSFDTKKYMETYKQRIRKTVKAAMDADVFYGNIVTVPAYGVGDVAHHISQSMYNMTKDDVVLAVINAVTDVLESTMNRAKGRFRDEYSPLTIGTDATAAAVTKILWMDGFTTMMVLDLLVKRFHNLVLTNPRRGAAAELHNVDFIDLIEKGERIIDHIPRGAGCIVQGVPIDLSPIDRNEVLQNPQRYTYPACAITVRFSALMRLADFPCLLTSEPVTATLMTNIIALHKKQAHSPARVCKFCSANYFDYKCNYCNWSDAV from the coding sequence ATGAAAGCGGAACCTAAAGATGATGTTCAGGAAGTGTACAATAAAATGGCAGACGAGGCTGTAGGGGCCCAGAAAGCCGTTGTGGGAGTGATTAATAAAAAGAGGGGTAGTGAGTTCAAAGTAACAGATGCAAAACCCTACGTCGACGCGGTAAACAAAATGAAGCCGGTCGGAGAGCAGTCCAAAGAGGTCTTCGACCTGCACATCGATTCTGTAAACACCCATTACGAAACCCTTACAGGCCTTACGGACACGGTCAGGCCTGAAGATGATCCTTTTGTAGAACATTACCAGACCCCTCCGATCCTTGAGATCCTCTATGAAGAAGACCCGGCTTTCCATGAATCCGTCATGAAGTTCGTGGAGGAAATCGGAAAATCCGAAGCCCTGATCGGAAAAGAGTCAATCCGACGGTACGGGGGCTTCTACGGGCCAACCTGTGTCGTGGACTTTGCCTTTGTGCCCGGAAGCACGAGCAATGTTGTAAACAGGATTCTCAAGAAGATGGACATCCCTGTGGAACACAAACGTGCGATCCTGTCTTCAAAGTCCTGGGGGATGAACACGTCCTACGGAATTGGGGGGAAGTTCCAGATCGCGGTCGAAGATGGAAAAACTCCGTCGGAAGCCATAAAAGAAGAAATTGATATGCTCAAGATGGTCTACGAGTCTCCGGTGGACGCTCAGGTAAAACTCATGGAAGAAGCAGGGCATACCTCCTTTGACACCAAGAAGTATATGGAGACATATAAGCAGAGGATCCGAAAAACCGTAAAGGCTGCCATGGACGCCGACGTTTTTTACGGGAACATTGTGACAGTACCCGCTTACGGCGTAGGTGACGTAGCCCACCATATCTCCCAGTCCATGTACAACATGACAAAGGACGACGTCGTACTGGCAGTTATCAACGCTGTCACTGATGTCCTTGAGAGCACCATGAACCGGGCAAAAGGCAGGTTCAGGGACGAATACTCGCCTCTGACCATCGGCACGGACGCAACAGCCGCTGCAGTCACCAAGATCCTCTGGATGGACGGGTTTACCACCATGATGGTTCTTGACCTTCTGGTCAAACGCTTCCACAATCTTGTGCTGACCAACCCGAGACGCGGGGCGGCAGCTGAGCTGCATAACGTGGACTTCATCGACCTGATTGAAAAGGGTGAACGGATTATCGACCATATTCCAAGGGGTGCCGGCTGCATTGTACAGGGTGTGCCTATCGACCTCAGCCCCATCGACAGGAACGAAGTCCTGCAAAATCCACAGCGTTACACATATCCGGCCTGTGCGATCACGGTCCGTTTCTCGGCTCTCATGCGCCTGGCAGATTTCCCCTGCCTCCTGACAAGCGAGCCCGTGACTGCAACACTTATGACCAACATCATTGCACTGCACAAGAAGCAGGCACATTCTCCGGCCAGGGTCTGCAAGTTCTGTTCGGCGAACTACTTTGATTACAAGTGCAATTACTGTAACTGGTCAGATGCAGTGTAA
- a CDS encoding VIT domain-containing protein encodes MSLFTGSKRGGFHIKSHIKNRIKRIFTACLVLLATSQAGAASPVAEYLNISTDINNGYAITTVEEKLSNPADTAVEDRFSFLIPEEAFISGFSLIIDGKEYTAEVLEKEETSRRFDTAAS; translated from the coding sequence TTGTCCCTGTTCACAGGATCAAAAAGAGGGGGATTTCATATCAAGAGTCATATCAAGAACCGGATCAAGAGAATCTTTACAGCCTGCCTTGTTTTGCTGGCAACTTCCCAGGCAGGAGCAGCCAGCCCTGTTGCAGAGTACCTGAATATCAGCACGGACATAAACAATGGGTATGCCATTACCACGGTTGAAGAAAAACTTTCCAACCCGGCTGATACGGCAGTTGAAGACAGGTTCAGTTTCCTAATCCCGGAGGAGGCTTTCATTTCGGGCTTTTCCCTGATCATTGACGGAAAGGAATACACAGCCGAAGTCCTGGAAAAAGAAGAGACTTCCCGGAGATTCGATACTGCAGCCTCGTAA
- a CDS encoding VWA domain-containing protein, with amino-acid sequence MRYETDFLPPSELRVVFETENPPLNGNMLFYENGSEGYFMHIFSPGEEELGTSAMSKEIIFVLDKSGSMEGDKIEQVKEVFGNIIEDLPPGDYFNIIFFDSTAQSYSGTLMEANSEEKAGALDFVNNLDANGSMNINEALLTALGMFNPESERVPIIVFLTDGEPTQGVVSPYAIRQNIKDANSAQVSIFSIAFGIDDESNYYFLRAIENYGTAEWFSPDANAAEEIGSFYETISTPLITDMEFSYGGRSLKS; translated from the coding sequence GTGAGGTATGAAACGGACTTCCTCCCACCTTCGGAACTCAGGGTCGTGTTCGAGACTGAAAATCCGCCCCTGAACGGGAACATGCTGTTTTATGAAAATGGGAGTGAAGGATACTTCATGCATATCTTTTCTCCCGGTGAAGAAGAGCTCGGGACCTCAGCCATGAGCAAGGAAATAATTTTCGTACTCGACAAATCCGGCTCTATGGAAGGGGACAAAATCGAGCAGGTAAAGGAAGTTTTCGGAAATATCATTGAAGACCTCCCTCCGGGGGATTATTTCAACATAATTTTCTTCGATTCCACGGCCCAGAGCTATTCCGGGACCCTGATGGAGGCAAATTCGGAAGAAAAGGCAGGAGCCCTGGACTTTGTAAACAACCTTGATGCAAACGGGAGCATGAACATTAACGAAGCCCTGCTGACGGCTCTCGGAATGTTCAACCCTGAGAGCGAAAGGGTCCCGATCATAGTCTTTTTGACCGACGGAGAACCCACCCAGGGCGTTGTTTCCCCTTACGCAATCCGCCAGAACATAAAGGACGCGAATTCCGCACAGGTCTCGATCTTTTCGATTGCCTTCGGGATCGATGACGAAAGCAACTACTACTTCCTGAGGGCGATCGAAAACTACGGGACTGCGGAGTGGTTCTCCCCTGATGCCAATGCAGCCGAGGAAATAGGCAGCTTCTATGAAACGATCTCAACCCCCCTGATCACGGACATGGAATTCTCTTACGGGGGGAGGTCTCTGAAATCGTAA
- a CDS encoding PGF-CTERM sorting domain-containing protein, whose product MTPEAANSFIPRVWAYTTINSLLDRIEVEGKNEALVSEVTGLALEFGSVTPYTSLFVELPKLADPEPTGAINEEVAEKMVEMEAEEEMALEEEEMPGYSTGQQEPSISLSYDRNGAYDGGLAEGVEEEATPGFGISLALIGLLGIAFCFRKK is encoded by the coding sequence GTGACCCCGGAAGCCGCAAATTCCTTCATTCCCAGGGTCTGGGCTTACACGACCATAAATTCCCTCCTTGACAGGATCGAGGTCGAAGGGAAAAACGAGGCCTTAGTGTCTGAAGTAACAGGACTTGCTCTGGAATTCGGGTCTGTGACTCCTTACACATCTTTATTCGTAGAGCTACCCAAGCTGGCAGACCCGGAGCCAACTGGTGCCATAAATGAAGAAGTTGCTGAAAAGATGGTGGAAATGGAGGCAGAGGAAGAGATGGCTCTTGAGGAAGAAGAAATGCCTGGCTATTCTACCGGTCAGCAGGAACCTTCTATTTCTTTATCCTATGACAGGAATGGAGCATATGACGGAGGTTTGGCCGAAGGAGTTGAAGAGGAAGCGACACCCGGGTTTGGAATCTCCCTTGCGTTGATCGGACTTTTGGGAATCGCATTTTGTTTCCGGAAAAAGTAA
- a CDS encoding 5' nucleotidase, NT5C type, protein MSIYIDQRRFTRKSSVKDNSTPVDNGQSNPVQSIPAQNGSFQGYPVQGNSLSFHPILPDNSPYTPFSVQDSGLKVFLDMDGVLTDFTGACELLGEHMMFWYTTDKERFWRHITAAGADFWSDMPWLEGGKELHGFLKSSGLHPTILSALPNPDRKIALVNARKGKIEWLKKELGTPYANNAILCFRPEKALQSGTSRILIDDNSDNIREWEEAGGTGILHKNTSRTIRCLGRIVEKEQMT, encoded by the coding sequence ATGTCCATTTATATTGATCAGCGCAGGTTTACAAGGAAAAGTTCCGTAAAGGACAACTCAACTCCTGTTGATAATGGTCAGAGTAATCCAGTCCAGAGTATCCCGGCCCAAAATGGTTCCTTCCAGGGTTATCCGGTTCAGGGCAACTCCCTTAGTTTTCACCCTATCCTTCCGGATAATTCTCCTTACACTCCTTTTTCCGTACAGGATTCAGGGTTGAAGGTTTTTCTGGATATGGACGGAGTCCTCACGGATTTTACGGGTGCATGCGAGCTACTGGGCGAACATATGATGTTCTGGTACACTACCGACAAGGAACGTTTCTGGAGGCACATTACAGCTGCAGGAGCCGATTTCTGGTCAGACATGCCCTGGCTGGAAGGAGGCAAGGAACTTCACGGTTTCCTAAAAAGTTCCGGTTTACATCCCACGATCCTTTCTGCTCTCCCAAATCCTGACCGTAAGATTGCCCTTGTTAATGCCAGGAAAGGAAAAATAGAGTGGCTGAAAAAAGAACTCGGAACCCCGTATGCAAACAATGCAATTCTCTGTTTCCGCCCGGAAAAAGCTCTCCAGTCCGGAACCTCCAGGATCCTGATCGATGACAACTCCGATAACATCCGAGAATGGGAAGAAGCAGGCGGTACAGGCATCCTGCATAAGAACACAAGCCGGACAATCAGATGTCTTGGCAGAATAGTCGAAAAAGAACAGATGACCTGA
- a CDS encoding TVP38/TMEM64 family protein, which yields MNPKKLAFYLWLLLVAGGITAYFLYPDEINILFLEDLSEEYYYVALIIYFLLLSARGLTMIPSTPLLLAGVLTFDPLELFIVNMAGILSSSTIVYYFSKFLGFDSYFETKHGKYVRKIRRGLTDKELPVIVGWSFFPLVPTDLIVYVGSSLKIPLLKCLLGVFVGESVLNAFYIFSTNLILKL from the coding sequence ATGAACCCGAAAAAGCTCGCTTTTTACCTCTGGCTGCTCCTGGTCGCAGGAGGTATAACGGCATACTTCCTCTATCCTGATGAGATTAATATCCTTTTCCTGGAAGATCTTTCCGAAGAATACTATTACGTAGCTTTGATCATCTATTTCCTGCTCCTATCCGCCAGGGGCCTTACAATGATCCCTTCCACCCCTCTCCTCCTGGCAGGAGTATTGACCTTCGACCCCCTGGAACTCTTTATCGTAAACATGGCAGGAATACTGAGTTCTTCTACCATAGTCTACTATTTTTCAAAATTCCTGGGCTTTGATTCCTATTTTGAAACAAAACACGGAAAATATGTCCGAAAAATAAGGAGAGGCCTCACCGACAAAGAACTCCCGGTGATCGTCGGCTGGAGTTTTTTCCCGCTTGTACCCACGGATTTGATAGTTTATGTCGGCTCAAGCCTGAAAATACCCCTGCTCAAGTGTCTGCTGGGTGTTTTTGTGGGAGAATCCGTACTCAATGCATTTTATATCTTTTCGACAAACTTGATCTTGAAGCTTTGA
- a CDS encoding DUF373 family protein, with translation MQTLVICIDRDNDLGEKAKMETPIVGREANVRAAVALGIADPEDSDTNTIFGGIRILDELLEKGVDAEIVSFAGDKNVGVISDQKIAEQLELYLQMNEVKRAVFVSDGAEDETLVPIVQSRMKIDSVKRIVVMQSENLESTYYILKHVFSDPKISQTFFVPIGLAFLIYAIFLLADYPEGAVVGILAAVGLYMLYRGFGLDDIVALEKERLWDAFLEQRMVFISYTAALLTGLVATVYGAMQVWTLYSAEGVWYHGTLTLISVFINTSVWGYAAALLLADLGKIFDLRMGGKPIYRGISISLFVIASGILFWGASTYILAVASISEGLLSDPSVALQYFVYSIIIAVLIALAGIKYSLSSQASENENRVKGIQSKKAS, from the coding sequence ATGCAGACTTTAGTTATATGCATAGACAGGGACAACGACCTGGGCGAAAAAGCAAAAATGGAAACTCCCATAGTAGGGAGGGAGGCAAATGTTCGGGCAGCAGTTGCACTCGGGATTGCTGACCCTGAAGATTCGGACACAAATACGATTTTCGGAGGGATTCGGATTCTTGACGAGCTTCTGGAAAAAGGAGTTGACGCTGAGATCGTCTCATTTGCAGGAGATAAGAATGTCGGGGTGATTTCCGACCAGAAGATCGCCGAACAGCTCGAACTCTATCTCCAGATGAATGAGGTAAAGCGAGCGGTCTTCGTCTCTGATGGGGCAGAGGATGAAACCCTCGTCCCAATAGTGCAGTCCAGGATGAAAATTGACTCCGTAAAACGTATTGTCGTTATGCAGAGCGAAAACCTGGAAAGCACATATTATATTCTCAAGCACGTCTTCAGCGACCCCAAAATCTCTCAGACCTTTTTTGTGCCTATAGGTCTTGCTTTTCTTATTTATGCCATTTTCTTGCTCGCCGACTACCCCGAAGGGGCAGTTGTGGGAATTCTTGCAGCTGTCGGGCTTTACATGCTGTACAGAGGCTTCGGGCTCGATGATATTGTTGCCCTCGAAAAAGAAAGGCTCTGGGACGCTTTCCTTGAGCAGAGAATGGTCTTCATCAGTTACACTGCTGCCCTGCTTACCGGGCTTGTAGCCACTGTGTACGGAGCTATGCAGGTCTGGACACTCTACTCCGCAGAAGGGGTCTGGTACCACGGGACTCTGACTTTGATCTCGGTCTTCATCAATACCTCGGTATGGGGGTATGCAGCAGCTCTCCTGCTTGCAGATCTGGGAAAGATTTTCGATCTCAGGATGGGCGGCAAGCCCATATACAGAGGTATCTCTATCTCCCTCTTCGTGATTGCAAGCGGAATACTCTTCTGGGGAGCAAGCACTTACATCCTGGCTGTAGCCTCCATTTCCGAAGGGTTGTTAAGTGATCCCTCCGTTGCGCTACAGTACTTCGTATATTCGATCATAATTGCCGTGCTTATCGCCCTTGCAGGAATAAAGTATTCCCTGTCAAGCCAGGCTTCGGAAAACGAGAATAGAGTGAAAGGAATACAAAGTAAAAAAGCTTCATGA
- the mtnP gene encoding S-methyl-5'-thioadenosine phosphorylase translates to MDEEAEVAEIAVLGGVGFNSHKDCESHPVTTPYGRITAYLTSIKGRSVVIIPRHAEEIHIPPHRVNYRGNIWAAHSLGAKRVISTNSVGSMRGHPVGSFVVLDDFIDFTRSRPSTFHDDKTVHVDVSEPYCPEIRASLRYSLEKRGISYTEGVYACTEGPRFETRAEIRMMSQFADVVGMTGVPEVVLAKELSLCYASLSIVTNQACGMTTQKLTADEVTEVVGKAQASIFKILSDAIGKIPETRNCMCRFAKEGACL, encoded by the coding sequence ATGGATGAGGAAGCTGAAGTTGCGGAAATTGCAGTACTCGGTGGGGTAGGTTTTAACTCCCATAAGGACTGCGAAAGCCATCCGGTAACTACTCCCTATGGAAGAATTACTGCATACCTGACCAGCATAAAAGGGAGAAGCGTTGTAATAATCCCCAGACATGCTGAAGAAATCCATATCCCGCCGCATAGAGTTAATTACAGGGGAAATATCTGGGCTGCCCATTCCCTTGGTGCAAAGCGCGTAATTTCCACAAATTCGGTAGGGTCAATGCGCGGGCATCCTGTTGGCAGTTTTGTTGTGCTTGACGATTTCATAGATTTTACCCGCAGCAGGCCTTCGACCTTTCATGACGATAAAACTGTGCATGTTGACGTCTCCGAGCCTTACTGTCCGGAAATAAGGGCCTCTCTCAGGTACTCTCTGGAAAAAAGGGGAATTTCCTATACCGAAGGAGTTTACGCCTGTACGGAAGGTCCCCGTTTTGAGACTCGGGCTGAAATCCGCATGATGAGCCAGTTTGCAGATGTTGTTGGCATGACAGGTGTGCCGGAAGTAGTTCTTGCAAAGGAACTCAGCCTCTGTTACGCCTCTCTTTCCATCGTCACAAACCAGGCATGCGGGATGACCACGCAGAAATTAACTGCTGACGAAGTCACCGAAGTTGTCGGAAAGGCTCAGGCCTCAATCTTCAAAATTCTCTCGGATGCGATAGGAAAAATTCCTGAGACCCGGAATTGCATGTGCAGATTTGCAAAGGAAGGAGCCTGCCTTTAA